A part of Periplaneta americana isolate PAMFEO1 chromosome 17, P.americana_PAMFEO1_priV1, whole genome shotgun sequence genomic DNA contains:
- the LOC138692653 gene encoding zinc finger protein 665-like isoform X1: MVDKLEDTSFVWWKFYIVEEACSNFLKIYIKNIVVMDVIKMEPAVDPLDLQIHDSIYEMEENEPLSEERNFLDHHVTGTKEEYEDQTSDLLSEIKFEGDPVPISFPMIKREPEEEESDLDTVNEEPSVELTAEDNEVLTERIAATNEGTVSTEFDSLALEEDETVCEIPKNSSSLGKPVRTREDEKQSELELSEICFSTTEKLNKHLPIDVGKKRFKCDVCGKCYTQAGSLIVHKRGHTNYKPFICNVCGKDFTTFACLKRHERVHTGEKPFKCKTCGKCFSEWSNLTRHNRLHTAVKCNVYGKRHLKSDKLKAHAPLHSAEKPFNCEICGKCYSRSYVLKNHERIHTGEKPFNCADCGKSFSHFSTLKSHILRHTGEKRFQCDTCGKCFWKSDKLKAHEVVHTGEKPFKCDVCGKCYSKSDNLKAHKRLHTGKTPFKCDVCGKYYTRADCLRVHKRGHTGDKPFICYVCGKDFTTLACLKRHERIHTGEKPFKCEFCGKCFSECSKLTRHKRLHTAFKCDVCDKRFLKSDKLKSHARLHSGNKRFKCDVCGKCFSRSYILKNHERLHTGEKPFKCFDCGKSFSHFSTLKSHVLRHSGEKPFKCDVCGKCFWKNYKLKAHEVVHTGEKPFKCDVCGKCYRKSDNLKIHEFVHTGEIPFKCDVCGKCYSQAGSLTVHKRGHTGDKPFICHVCGKDFTTFASLKRHERRHTAEKPFKCDVCHKFFSDRSNLKIHKRIHTG, encoded by the exons ATGGTTGATAAATTGGAAGATACGAGTTTCGTTTGGTGGAAGTTTTATATTGTTGAAGAGGCATGTtccaattttttaaagatatatatTAAGAATATAG ttgtgatggatgtGATCAAAATGGAACCTGCAGTTGATCCTCTCGACTTACAAATACATGATAGCATATACGAAATGGAAGAAAATGAACCTTTATCAGAG gaacggaattTCTTGGATCATCATGTGACTGGTACAAAAGAGGAATATGAGGACCAGACCTCTGATCTCTTATCTGAGATAAAATTTGAGGGAGATCCAGTGCCAATTTCGTTCCCTATGATCAAACGTGAACCAGAG GAAGAGGAGAGTGACTTGGACACAGTGAATGAGGAGCCAAGTGTGGAACTAACGGCAGAGGACAACGAGGTTTTGACAGAAAG GATTGCAGCTACGAATGAGGGGACTGTATCCACAGAATTTGACAGTCTTGCTCTTGAAGAGGACGAGACTGTGTGCGAGATTCCGAAGAATTCAAGTTCCTTAGGAAAACCTGTACGGACTCGTGAAGATGAGAAACAATCGGAATTAGAATTGTCTGAAATATGTTTCTCAACTACGGAAAAACTGAACAAGCATTTACCCATCGACGTAGGCAAGAAacgtttcaaatgtgatgtttgtggtaaatgttaCACGCAGGCTGGTAGCTTAATAGTCCATAAACGCGGGCACACAAACTATAAACCTTTTATATGCAATGTCTGTGGTAAAGATTTCACAACATTCGCTTGCCTAAAAAGACATGAGCGCGTTcatactggcgagaaaccttttaaatgtaaaacttgtggtaagtgtttctcggagTGGAGCAATCTAACAAGACATAACCGGCTTCACACTGCTGTCAAATGTAATGTTTATGGTAAGCGTCACTTGAAATCCGATAAGCTAAAGGCACATGCACCCCTGCACAGTGCCGAGAAACCTTTCAACTGTGAAATTTGTGGTAAATGTTACTCCCGGTCATATGTACTGAAGAACCATGAACGTATACACACTGGCGAGAAGCCCTTCAATTGTGCCGATTGTGGTAAGTCTTTCTCGCATTTCAGTACTCTAAAGAGCCATATCCTTCGACACACAGGGGAGAAACGTTTCCAATGCGATacttgtggtaagtgtttctggAAATCGGATAAACTGAAGGCCCATGAAGTCGtgcacactggcgagaaacctttcaaatgtgatgtttgtggtaagtgttactCGAAATCGGATAATTTGAAGGCCCATAAGCGCCTACACACTGGTAAgacacctttcaaatgtgatgtttgtggtaaatatTACACACGGGCTGATTGTTTAAGAGTTCATAAACGCGGTCATACTGGCGATAAACCTTTTATATGCTATGTTTGTGGTAAAGACTTCACAACGTTGGCTTGCCTAAAAAGACATGAGCGCATtcatacaggcgagaaaccttttaaatgtgaattttgtggtaagtgtttctcggagTGCAGCAAACTAACAAGACATAAACGGCTTCACACtgctttcaaatgtgatgtttgtgataAGCGTTTCTTGAAATCAGATAAACTGAAGTCGCATGCACGTCTGCACTCTGGCAACAAacgtttcaaatgtgatgtttgtggtaaatgctTCTCCCGTTCATATATACTGAAGAACCATGAACGTTtacacactggcgagaaaccCTTTAAATGTTTCGATTGTGGTAAGTCTTTCTCGCATTTCAGTACTTTAAAGAGCCATGTCCTTCGACACTCAGgggaaaaacctttcaaatgtgatgtttgtggtaagtgtttctggaaaaactataaACTGAAGGCCCATGAAGTCGtgcacactggcgagaaaccttttaaatgtgatgtttgtggtaagtgttacaGGAAATCAGATAATCTGAAGATCCATGAATTCGTGCACACTGGCGAGatacctttcaaatgtgatgtttgcggTAAGTGTTACTCGCAGGCTGGTAGCTTAACAGTCCATAAACGCGGGCACACAGGCGATAAACCTTTCATATGCCATGTATGTGGTAAAGATTTCACGACTTTTGCTAGCCTAAAAAGACATGAGCGCCGACATACAGCCGAGAAGccttttaaatgtgatgtttgtcaTAAATTTTTCTCGGATAGGAGTAACTTAAAAATACATAAGCGGATTCAcactggttag
- the LOC138692653 gene encoding zinc finger protein 813-like isoform X4 encodes MVDKLEDTSFVWWKFYIVEEACSNFLKIYIKNIVVMDVIKMEPAVDPLDLQIHDSIYEMEENEPLSEERNFLDHHVTGTKEEYEDQTSDLLSEIKFEGDPVPISFPMIKREPEEEESDLDTVNEEPSVELTAEDNEVLTERIAATNEGTVSTEFDSLALEEDETVCEIPKNSSSLGKPVRTREDEKQSELELSEICFSTTEKLNKHLPIDVGKKRFKCDVCGKCYTQAGSLIVHKRGHTNYKPFICNVCGKDFTTFACLKRHERVHTGEKPFKCKTCGKCFSEWSNLTRHNRLHTAVKCNVYGKRHLKSDKLKAHAPLHSAEKPFNCEICGKCYSRSYVLKNHERIHTGEKPFNCADCGKEFIASGDDGHEDRKRGPEL; translated from the exons ATGGTTGATAAATTGGAAGATACGAGTTTCGTTTGGTGGAAGTTTTATATTGTTGAAGAGGCATGTtccaattttttaaagatatatatTAAGAATATAG ttgtgatggatgtGATCAAAATGGAACCTGCAGTTGATCCTCTCGACTTACAAATACATGATAGCATATACGAAATGGAAGAAAATGAACCTTTATCAGAG gaacggaattTCTTGGATCATCATGTGACTGGTACAAAAGAGGAATATGAGGACCAGACCTCTGATCTCTTATCTGAGATAAAATTTGAGGGAGATCCAGTGCCAATTTCGTTCCCTATGATCAAACGTGAACCAGAG GAAGAGGAGAGTGACTTGGACACAGTGAATGAGGAGCCAAGTGTGGAACTAACGGCAGAGGACAACGAGGTTTTGACAGAAAG GATTGCAGCTACGAATGAGGGGACTGTATCCACAGAATTTGACAGTCTTGCTCTTGAAGAGGACGAGACTGTGTGCGAGATTCCGAAGAATTCAAGTTCCTTAGGAAAACCTGTACGGACTCGTGAAGATGAGAAACAATCGGAATTAGAATTGTCTGAAATATGTTTCTCAACTACGGAAAAACTGAACAAGCATTTACCCATCGACGTAGGCAAGAAacgtttcaaatgtgatgtttgtggtaaatgttaCACGCAGGCTGGTAGCTTAATAGTCCATAAACGCGGGCACACAAACTATAAACCTTTTATATGCAATGTCTGTGGTAAAGATTTCACAACATTCGCTTGCCTAAAAAGACATGAGCGCGTTcatactggcgagaaaccttttaaatgtaaaacttgtggtaagtgtttctcggagTGGAGCAATCTAACAAGACATAACCGGCTTCACACTGCTGTCAAATGTAATGTTTATGGTAAGCGTCACTTGAAATCCGATAAGCTAAAGGCACATGCACCCCTGCACAGTGCCGAGAAACCTTTCAACTGTGAAATTTGTGGTAAATGTTACTCCCGGTCATATGTACTGAAGAACCATGAACGTATACACACTGGCGAGAAGCCCTTCAATTGTGCCGATTGTG